One window from the genome of Anopheles coluzzii chromosome X, AcolN3, whole genome shotgun sequence encodes:
- the LOC120953968 gene encoding neurobeachin isoform X4: MADLTRPPLCDIKRPEEVVKMSMTDNLKFAVLIGLIEVGQVSNREVVNTVLHLLVGGEFDMELNFVVQDAQNVKHMLELLDHCPANLQAEVWSVFIAILKKSVRNLQACTEIGLIEHVLARLQQAEPIVADLLIEMLGVLASYSITVKELKLLFGAMKAVNGKWPRHSAKLLNVLKQMPHRNGPDVFFSFPGRKGSAIVLPPLAKWPYENGFTFSTWFRLDPINSVNIEREKPYLYCFKTSKGVGYTAHFVGNCLVLTSMKVKGKGFQHCVKYEFQPRKWYMIAIVYIYNRWTKSEIKCLVNGQLASSTEMAWLVSTNDPFDKCYVGATPELDEERVFCGQMAAIYLFSEALTTQQICAMHRLGPGYKSQFRFDNECYLNLPDNHKRVLYDGKLSSAIVFMYNPVATDGQLCLQSAPKGNLSYFVHTPHSLMLQDVKAVVTHSIHCTLNSIGGIQVLFPLFSQLDMPYEGTDVRKDPTLCAKLLGFICELVESSQTVQQHMIQNRGFLVISFMLQRSSRDHLSLDVLGSFLSLTKYLVTCLSANSDLLLKQLFCFSFLTWQLLDHVLFNPSLWIYTPATVQARLYAYLATEFLSDTQIYSNVRRVSTVLQTVHTLKFYYWVVNPRAKSGITPKGLDGPRPAQKDILAIRAYILLFLKQLIMIGNGAKDDELQSILNYLMTMHEDENLHDVLQMLISLMSEHPSSMVPAFDVKHGVRTIFKLLAAESQLIRLQALKLLGFFLSRSTHKRKYDVMSPHNLYTLLAERLLLYEESVSLPTYNVLYEIMTEHISQQILYAKHPEPESHYRLENPMILKVVATLIRQSKQSEQLIEVKKLFLSDMTLLCNNNRENRRTVLQMSVWQEWLIAMAYIHPKNSEEQKLSDMVYSLFRMLLHHAIKYEYGGWRVWVDTLAIVHSKVSYEEFKLQFAQMYEHYEKHRTDNITDPALRQQRPISTISGWEHGANGSTGAGTGKEGELDMHGKCVKQMAVPPGTAVAPGCVCEPETGETMIDTSVMVKQQQAIAFQDAPAGSNGYVRGGEPDLLEEDETCLPDGPQDGMDGEEEEENDDADGVDEEEEEVEEEEEDEEQDEEEGDEQRAFGSGQQQVPGSEPTACSQTSATNTNTTTTEHVVKTIVDEIIDKSANMLVEQQQPQHGETKEAPAEPTSSPVIKDEEIELAVNEVVKMNQNSLKAVEGEGGDMDAGADSNQQCGDESTRGSVEPVGTSEPSTVSSSPSVVCVSDRSNDRATVPASPVLQGEPDARKVAAAVDSIVEELLDRCFPASEHEEGDGATALAAEMQEVVESIITDAVEKAEKGASTAVVGEQQQDGSGTDVQRHHHHHRHHPHHHHHHHHHHAHEGEEHQRISVVSDAMEGMAISEKQRAGGNSLIEEDEEEVEEEEEEEEEEEEEEEEDDGEVLVAETEEPLDASDERAGGAVSVDTASDGAATGTADSGKPNSNSTISTGSKRAVSVSTNTQQYLDAQSHPKQAAQPLQQQPTTASQTPPVQPMSYESGSSTAGGGGVKRSKSSSTRPMFSPGPTRPPFRIPEFKWSYIHQRLLSDVLFSLETDIQVWRSHSTKSVLDFVNSAENAIFVVNTVHLISQLADNLIIACGGLLPLLASATSPNSELDVLEPTQGMPLDVAVSFLQRLVNMADVLIFASSLNFSELEAEKNMSSGGILRQCLRLVCTCAVRNCLECKERTRGLYNGMSLKDIPGGVHLQALIRGAQSTSKTIIESLSGPMSPVKDPEKLLQDMDINRLRAVIYRDVKRLFQEETKQAQFLSLAIVYFISVLMVSKYRDILEPPVELQIHRNSSPVIHRSTPTQESSNRPLFPQWSHHVYPQFLPGSHPNHQPTIVHGSSNTITSSSSQTISSSSGSSSAGGCGNLLNSNNNNNNNNNNNNNNNNNSNLINNNTSGGSINHKDVAGASVNGSTLPLYYGHAGTATNTATNNTLNNNNNNGQGFGTGPGNCIFTSEMLNCYSPAAAAAAASAAAIAGGHLQQHHQQQQQPQHYTQQQHGLNNNSLTALINTGGVGSYGAGSAPVVGLRAVGRTVGTTVTAGLHNGVGVGHGGKLSKGTQSMQEGDYEVIVVDENNSSVIADNDSHSSGPLSIKAVTSASNSRRTSTVKQYHPTDHPGLPAAVNTGEPHLHSCYQQPMLSSVGLTGTMATVTAPSATATIAVSDERSELAQRAVPQGQVKSVDSDGGSLNLNSTENDPQEVETSSEIMPDDNKPTNSNDESWTDVNLNDDGASELKPPRTDGGALGIGGVPGSNGSGVGTGAGSLGPMASALSGRMDGVTGASVNLGGGAGGTGGVKHESDIAVVRVPDGYGGQVVGPTGGSVRGRPEDLNLKAPFVSQLPLAIPSREASLTQKLEIALGPVCPLLREIMVDFAPFLSKTLVGSHGQELLMEGKGLTTFKNSHSVVELVMLLCSQEWQNSLQKHAGLAFIELINEGRLLSHAMKDHIVRVANEAEFILNRMRADDVLKHADFESQCAQTLLERREEERMCDHLITAARRRDNVIASRLLEKVRNIMGNRHGAWGDMNANYQKQIFWKLDAWEDDARRRKRMVQNPRGSSHPQATLKASLENGTTGGTVAAATSSTASTAATSADEAVGSGDTTTPTSARLAGGGGGVAREEIYSQIAVPRSQQPDLLDDSELLIEDRELDLDLTGPVNISTKAKLIAPGLVAPGTMSITSTEMYFEVDEENGEFQQIDQEVLKYCDHLHGKWYFSEIRAIFSRRYLLQNVALEIFLASRTSILFAFPDQHTVKKVIKALPRVGVGIKYGIPQTRRASMMSPRQLMRNSNMTQKWQRREISNFEYLMFLNTIAGRTYNDLNQYPVFPWVITNYESRELDLSQPSNYRDLSKPIGALNPSRREYFEERYETWDTPGIPPFHYGTHYSTAAFVLNWLIRIEPFTTMFLALQGGKFDHPDRLFSSVALSWKNCQRDTSDVKELIPEWYFLPEMFYNASDYRLGQRDDGSTVGDVELPPWAKTPEEFVRINRMALESEFVSCQLHQWIDLIFGYKQRGPEAMRATNVFYYLTYEGSVDLDTIGDPVTRDAIENQIRNFGQTPSLLLMEPHPPRSSAMHLSPMMFNTMPDDVCMSLKFHLNSPIIHISANTYPQLPLPSVVTVTAGHQFAVNRWNCQYTASIQSPSYAESTQNLNANLPLTMDPLLSQINGHNNSNQQNRRHLGDNFSQKLQIKSNCYVTTVDSRFLIACGFWDNSFRVFSTETAKIVQIIFGHFGVVTCLSRSECNITSDCYIASGSADCTILLWHWNARTQSIVGEGEIPTPRATLTGHETAVTSVVISAELGLVVSGSINGPVLVHTTFGDLLRSLEAPKDFISPENITLSREGFIVVNYDEGSVAAYTINGKLLRYESHNDNLQCMLLSRDGEYLMTAGNKGIVEVWRTFNLAPLYAFPACNSGIRSLALTHDQKYLLAGLATGSIIVFHIDFNRWHHEYQQRY, translated from the exons ATGGCAGATCTTACGCGACCGCCGCTGTGTGACATCAAGCGACCCGAGGAAGTGGTGAAAATGTCGATGACGGACAACCTCAAGTTCGCCGTCCTGATCGGGCTGATCGAGGTGGGCCAGGTGTCGAACCGGGAGGTGGTCAACACGGTGCTGCATCTG CTGGTCGGCGGCGAATTCGACATGGAGCTTAACTTCGTCGTGCAGGACGCGCAGAACGTGAAACACATGCTCGAGCTGCTGGATCACTGTCCGGCCAACCTGCAGGCTGAGGTGTGGAGCGTGTTCATCGCGATCCTGAAGAAGAGCGTCCGCAACCTTCAGGCGTGCACCGAGATCGGCCTGATCGAGCATGTGCTGGCACGGTTGCAGCAGGCCGAACCCATCGTGGCCG ATTTGCTCATCGAGATGCTTGGTGTGCTCGCCAGTTACAGTATTACGGTGAAGGAGCTGAAGCTGCTGTTCGGCGCAATGAAGGCGGTGAACGGGAAATGGCCCCGCCATTCGGCCAAGCTGCTGAACGTGCTGAAGCAGATGCCACACCGGAACGGGCCTGACGTGTTTTTCAGCTTCCCAGGCCGTAAGGGTTCG GCAATCGTGCTGCCACCGTTGGCGAAATGGCCGTACGAGAACGGATTCACTTTTAGCACCTGGTTTCGGCTGGATCCGATTAACTCGGTTAACATAGAGCGTGAAAAGCCCTACCTATACTG TTTTAAAACGTCCAAGGGTGTCGGTTACACGGCACACTTTGTGGGCAACTGCCTGGTGCTAACGTCCATGAAGGTGAAGGGTAAGGGTTTCCAGCACTGCGTCAAGTACGAGTTTCAGCCGCGCAAGTGGTACATGATTGCCATTGTATATATCTACAACCGGTGGACGAAGAGTGAGATCAAGTGCCTGGTGAATGGGCAGCTAGCGTCAAGCACGGAAATGGCCTGGCTAGTGTCGACGAACGAT CCGTTCGACAAGTGTTACGTTGGCGCCACGCCGGAGCTGGACGAGGAGCGCGTGTTCTGCGGACAGATGGCCGCCATCTATCTCTTCTCGGAGGCACTAACCACGCAGCAGATCTGTGCAATGCATCGGCTCGGCCCTGGCTACAAG TCCCAGTTCCGCTTTGACAACGAGTGCTATCTGAATCTGCCGGACAACCACAAGCGG GTACTGTACGATGGCAAACTGTCCAGCGCTATCGTCTTCATGTACAATCCGGTCGCTACCGACGGTCAGCTGTGCTTACAGTCGGCTCCCAAGGGCAATCTGTCGTACTTTGTGCACACACCGCACTCGCTTATGCTGCAG GACGTAAAGGCTGTCGTGACTCATTCCATCCACTGTACGCTGAACTCCATCGGCGGTATACAGGTGCTGTTTCCGCTCTTTTCCCAGCTTGATATGCCTTACGAAGGCACAGATGTGCGAAAGGATCCAACGCTATG TGCCAAATTGCTTGGATTCATTTGCGAACTCGTCGAAAGTTCACAAACGGTACAGCAGCACATGATACAG AATCGTGGTTTCCTGGTGATATCCTTCATGCTTCAGCGTTCCTCCCGCGATCACCTCTCGCTAGACGTGCTGGGATCGTTTCTGAGTCTTACCAAGTATCTGGTGACCTGCCTGTCCGCCAACTCGGATCTCTTGCTCAAACAG CTCTTCTGTTTCTCTTTCCTAACCTGGCAGCTGCTAGATCACGTGCTGTTCAATCCGTCACTGTGGATCTACACGCCCGCGACGGTACAGGCCCGCCTGTACGCGTACCTGGCGACGGAGTTCCTCAGCGACACGCAGATCTACAGCAACGTGCGGCGCGTCAGCACCGTCTTGCAGACGGTGCACACGCTCAAGTTCTACTACTGGGTGGTGAACCCGCGCGCCAAGAGCGGCATCACGCCGAAGGGTCTCGATGGACCCCGGCCGGCCCAAAAGGACATCCTTGCGATTCGTGCGTATATCCTGCTGTTCCTGAAGCAGCTAATCATGATCGGCAACGGTGCGAAGGACGACGAGCTGCAGAGCATCCTTAACTATCTGATGACGATGCACGAGGACGAGAACCTGCACGACGTGCTGCAGATGCTGATCTCGCTGATGTCCGAGCATCCGAGCTCGATGGTGCCGGCGTTCGACGTGAAGCATGGCGTGCGCACCATCTTCAAGCTGCTCGCCGCCGAAAGTCAGCTGATACGGTTGCAGGCACTCAAGCTGCTGGGCTTTTTCCTGTCGCGTAGCACGCACAA GCGCAAGTACGATGTGATGTCGCCGCACAATCTGTATACGCTGCTGGCCGaacggctgctgctgtacgaGGAGTCCGTCTCGCTGCCTACGTACAACGTGCTGTACGAGATTATGACCGAGCACATCTCGCAGCAGATACTGTATGCCAAGCATCCCGAACCGGAAAGCCACTACCGGCTGGAAAACCCGATGATCTTGAAGGTGGTGGCCACGCTAATCCGCCAGTCGAAGCAGTCGGAGCAGCTGATCGAGGTGAAGAAGCTGTTCCTCTCCGACATGACGCTGCTGTGCAACAACAATCGCGAAAACCGGCGCACCGTACTGCAGATGAGCGTCTGGCAGGAGTGGCTGATCGCGATGGCGTACATCCATCCGAAGAACTCGGAGGAGCAGAAGCTGTCCGACATGGTGTACTCGCTGTTCCGCATGCTGCTCCATCACGCGATCAAGTACGAGTACGGCGGATGGCGCGTCTGGGTGGACACACTCGCGATCGTCCACTCGAAGGTGTCGTACGAGGAGTTTAAGTTGCAGTTCGCTCAAATGTACGAGCACTACGAGAAGCACAGGACGGACAATATTACCGATCCGGCGCTGCGCCAGCAGCGGCCGATCAGCACTATCAGCGGCTGGGAGCACGGTGCGAACGGGAGCACCGGTGCCGGCACCGGCAAGGAGGGTGAGCTGGACATGCACGGCAAGTGCGTGAAGCAGATGGCGGTACCGCCGGGAACGGCGGTGGCGCCCGGGTGCGTTTGCGAGCCGGAAACGGGCGAAACGATGATCGACACGAGCGTGAtggtgaagcagcagcaggcgatCGCGTTTCAGGACGCGCCGGCGGGCAGTAATGGTTACGTGCGGGGAGGCGAACCGGACCTGCTCGAGGAGGACGAAACGTGCCTGCCCGATGGCCCGCAGGATGGGATGGACGgtgaagaggaggaagagaaCGACGACGCCGATGGGGTGgatgaggaagaggaagaagtggaggaagaggaagaggatgaAGAGCAGGATGAGGAGGAAGGGGATGAGCAACGAGCGTTCGGTAGTGGGCAGCAGCAGGTGCCTGGCAGCGAACCGACCGCCTGCAGCCAAACGTCAGCCACCAataccaacaccaccaccaccgagcaTGTGGTGAAAACGATCGTCGATGAAATCATCGACAAGTCAGCCAATATGCtggtggagcagcagcagccgcagcacgGTGAGACCAAGGAGGCACCGGCCGAACCGACCTCCTCGCCAGTGATCAAAGACGAGGAGATCGAGCTGGCGGTGAACGAGGTCGTAAAGATGAACCAGAACTCACTCAAAGCGGTCGAAGGGGAAGGAGGCGATATGGATGCTGGCGCCGACAGCAACCAGCAGTGTGGCGACGAATCGACCCGCGGCAGTGTTGAGCCGGTCGGCACGTCGGAACCGTCCACCGTCAGCAGCTCGCCGTCAGTAGTGTGCGTCAGTGATAGGTCAAATGATAGAGCAACCGTGCCAGCGTCGCCGGTGCTGCAGGGCGAACCGGACGCACGGAAGGTGGCTGCCGCAGTGGACAGCATCGTGGAGGAGCTCCTTGATCGGTGCTTCCCTGCATCGGAGCATGAGGAGGGTGACGGTGCGACGGCACTTGCCGCCGAGATGCAGGAGGTGGTGGAATCGATCATAACGGATGCGGTCGAGAAGGCGGAGAAAGGCGCAAGCACTGCAGTGGTCGGCGAGCAACAGCAGGATGGCAGTGGTACTGATGTGcagcgccaccaccatcaccatcgtcaccatcctcatcatcaccatcaccatcatcatcaccacgcTCACGAGGGTGAGGAGCATCAGCGCATTTCCGTGGTGTCGGATGCGATGGAGGGTATGGCAATCAGTGAGAAGCAGCGCGCCGGTGGCAACAGTTTGATCGAGGAGGACGAAGAAGAAGTggaagaagaggaggaggaagaagaggaagaggaagaggaggaagaggaggatgaTGGGGAGGTATTGGTGGCCGAGACGGAGGAACCGCTCGATGCTTCCGATGAgcgtgctggtggtgctgttaGCGTAGACACTGCCAGTGACGGAGCCGCTACCGGTACGGCGGACAGTGGCAAACCGAACAGCAATAGTACGATCAGTACCGGATCCAAGCGTGCCGTTAGCGTGTCCACCAATACACAACAGTATCTCGATGCACAATCGCACCCGAAACAAGCCGCCCagccgctgcagcagcaaccgacAACGGCCTCACAAACGCCACCGGTGCAACCGATGAGCTACGAAAGTGGCAGTAGTAccgctggcggtggtggtgtcaAGCGTTCCAAGTCATCATCGACACGACCCATGTTTTCGCCCGGCCCGACCCGGCCCCCGTTCCGCATACCGGAGTTTAAATGGTCCTACATCCATCAGCGTCTGCTCTCCGACGTGCTCTTCTCGCTCGAAACCGACATCCAGGTGTGGCGCAGCCACTCGACCAAGAGCGTCCTCGACTTTGTCAACTCGGCGGAGAATGCCATCTTCGTGGTCAACACGGTGCATCTGATCTCGCAGCTAGCGGACAATTTGATCATTGCGTGCGGTgggctgctgccactgctggcCAGCGCCACCTCGCCCAATTCCGAACTGGACGTGCTCGAGCCGACGCAGGGCATGCCGCTCGACGTGGCCGTCTCGTTCCTGCAGCGGCTGGTCAACATGGCGGACGTGCTGATATTTGCCAGCTCGCTCAACTTCAGCGAGCTCGAGGCGGAGAAGAACATGTCGTCCGGCGGCATACTGCGCCAGTGCTTGCGGCTGGTATGCACCTGCGCGGTTCGCAACTGTCTCGAGTGCAAGGAGCGTACGCGCGGCCTGTACAACGGCATGTCGCTCAAGGACATTCCGGGCGGGGTGCATCTGCAGGCGCTGATACGCGGTGCCCAGTCAACGTCCAAGACGATCATCGAGTCGCTGTCCGGGCCGATGAGCCCGGTCAAGGATCCGGAAAAGCTGCTCCAGGACATGGACATCAATCGGCTGCGGGCGGTCATATACCGCGATGTG AAACGACTCTTTCAGGAGGAAACGAAGCAGGCACAGTTCCTGTCCCTCGCCATCGTGTACTTCATCTCGGTGCTGATGGTGTCGAAGTATCGGGACATCCTGGAACCGCCGGTCGAGCTGCAGATACACCGCAACTCTTCGCCGGTCATCCATCGCTCGACGCCAACACAGG AGTCAAGCAATAGGCCACTGTTTCCGCAATGGTCGCACCACGTGTACCCACAGTTCCTACCCGGATCCCATCCGAACCACCAGCCGACGATCGtgcacggcagcagcaacaccatcacctcctcctcgtcgcAAACCATCTCATCGTCGTCCGGCTCCTCGTCCGCCGGCGGATGTGGCAACCTGCttaacagcaacaacaacaacaacaacaacaacaataacaacaacaacaacaacaacaatagcaaccttatcaacaacaacacttcaGGGGGTAGCATTAATCACAAGGACGTTGCCGGGGCCAGCGTGAACGGGAGCACCTTGCCACTATACTACGGCCATGCAGGAACTGCCACGAACACGGCAACTAACAACACactgaacaacaacaacaacaacggacAAGGGTTCGGTACCGGGCCAGGCAATTGTATCTTCACCAGCGAAATGCTCAACTGCTACtcaccagctgctgctgccgccgccgcctctgCTGCCGCCATCGCCGGTGGccatctgcagcagcaccatcagcaacagcagcagccccagcactacacccagcagcagcacggactCAACAACAACTCCCTTACGGCGCTAATTAATACGGGCGGGGTCGGCTCGTACGGTGCAGGTAGCGCACCGGTCGTTGGGCTGCGCGCTGTCGGACGGACTGTTGGAACCACTGTCACTGCCGGTCTGCACAATGGTGTCGGCGTTGGTCACGGTGGCAAGCTATCGAAAG GAACTCAATCCATGCAGGAAGGTGATTACGAGGTGATAGTGGTCGACGAGAACAACTCCTCCGTTATAGCGGACAACGATTCACACTCCAGTGGTCCACTGTCGATAAAG GCCGTAACTTCCGCTAGCAACTCGAGGCGTACGTCGACGGTGAAGCAATATCATCCGACCGATCATCCAGGACTACCCGCGGCGGTTAACACAGGCGAACCGCACCTTCATTCCTGCTACCAGCAGCCAATGCTCTCGTCGGTCGGTCTGACCGGCACCATGGCCACAGTGACAGCACCGTCCGCGACAGCAACCATCGCCGTAAGCGACGAACGTTCGGAGCTAGCGCAGCGTGCAGTACCCCAGGGACAGGTGAAG agcgTCGACTCCGATGGCGGTTCGCTGAATCTGAACTCGACCGAGAACGATCCACAGGAAGTGGAAACATCGAGCGAAATTATGCCGGACGATAACAAACCGACGAACTCGAACGATGAAAGCTGGACGGACGTGAACCTGAACGACGATGGGGCGAGCGAGTTGAAGCCGCCGCGCACGGACGGTGGTGCGTTGGGCATTGGCGGTGTGCCCGGCAGCAACGGTAGCGGTGTCGGTACGGGCGCGGGAAGCCTTGGCCCGATGGCCAGCGCGCTTAGTGGCCGGATGGATGGCGTCACGGGAGCGAGCGTGAACTTGGGCGGCGGGGCCGGCGGTACCGGCGGCGTGAAGCACGAGTCGGACATTGCCGTGGTGCGCGTACCGGACGGATACGGTGGCCAGGTGGTGGGTCCGACCGGCGGTTCGGTACGTGGCCGGCCGGAGGACCTCAACCTGAAGGCGCCGTTTGTGAGCCAGCTGCCGCTGGCAATACCGTCGCGCGAGGCCAGCCTCACCCAGAAGCTGGAAATAGCGCTCGGTCCAGTCTGTCCCCTGTTGCGCGAAATCATGGTCGACTTTGCACCGTTCCTGTCAAAAACGCTCGTCGGCTCGCACGGCCAGGAGCTGCTGATGGAGGGCAAGGGGCTGACGACGTTCAAGAACAGCCATTCGGTGGTGGAGCTGGTGATGCTGCTCTGCTCGCAGGAGTGGCAGAATAGCCTGCAGAAGCACGCGGGCCTCGCGTTCATCGAGCTGATCAACGAGGGCCGGCTGCTGTCGCACGCGATGAAGGACCACATCGTGCGGGTCGCAAACGAGGCCGAGTTCATACTGAATCGCATGCGGGCGGACGACGTGCTGAAGCACGCTGACTTTGAATCCCAGTGCGCCCAAACGCTGCTCGAACGGAGGGAGGAGGAGCGCATGTGCGACCATCTGATCACGGCGGCCCGCCGCCGGGACAACGTGATCGCGAGCCGGCTGCTGGAGAAGGTACGCAACATCATGGGCAACCGGCACGGGGCGTGGGGCGACATGAACGCGAACTACCAGAAGCAGATCTTCTGGAAGCTGGACGCGTGGGAGGACGACGCGCGGCGCCGGAAGCGCATGGTGCAGAACCCGCGCGGCTCCAGCCATCCGCAGGCGACGCTGAAGGCGTCGCTCGAGAATGGTACGACCGGGGGAACGGTGGCAGCGGCCACCTCCAGCACCGCCAGCACCGCAGCAACCAGCGCAGACGAAGCGGTCGGTAGTGGGGACACGACAACCCCGACCAGTGCCCGACtggctggtggtggcggtggtgtggCGCGGGAGGAAATCTACTCGCAGATTGCTGTTCCCCGGTCGCAGCAGCCCGACCTGCTGGACGATTCGGAGCTGCTGATCGAGGACCGGGAGCTGGACCTCGACCTGACCGGCCCGGTCAACATCAGCACGAAGGCGAAGCTGATCGCGCCCGGCCTGGTGGCGCCCGGCACCATGTCAATTACCTCCACCGAGATGTACTTCGAGGTGGACGAGGAGAACGGCGAGTTCCAGCAGATCGACCAGGAGGTGCTGAAGTACTGCGATCATCTGCACGGCAAGTGGTACTTCTCCGAGATACGGGCCATCTTTTCCCGTCGCTATCTGCTGCAGAACGTCGCACTCGAGATCTTCCTTGCTAGTCGCACCTCGATCCTGTTTGCCTTCCCCGACCAGCACACGGTGAAGAAGGTGATCAAGGCGCTGCCGCGGGTGGGCGTCGGCATCAAGTACGGCATCCCGCAAACGCGCCGCGCGTCGATGATGTCGCCCCGGCAGCTGATGCGCAACTCGAACATGACGCAGAAGTGGCAGCGGCGCGAGATCTCCAACTTTGAGTATCTGATGTTCCTGAACACGATCGCGGGCCGCACGTACAACGATCTCAACCAGTACCCGGTGTTCCCGTGGGTCATCACCAACTACGAGTCGCGCGAGCTCGACCTCAGCCAGCCGTCGAACTATCGCGACCTTTCCAAACCGATCGGTGCGCTCAATCCGAGCCGGCGCGAGTACTTCGAGGAGCGGTACGAAACGTGGGACACGCCCGGCATACCGCCGTTCCACTACGGCACGCACTACTCGACCGCCGCCTTCGTGCTGAACTGGCTGATCCGCATCGAGCCGTTCACGACGATGTTCCTGGCGCTGCAGGGCGGCAAGTTTGACCATCCCGATCGGCTGTTCTCGTCCGTCGCGCTGTCGTGGAAGAACTGCCAGCGCGACACGTCCGACGTGAAGGAGCTCATTCCGGAGTGGTACTTCCTGCCGGAAATGTTCTACAACGCGTCCGACTACCGGCTCGGGCAGCGCGACGACGGCAGCACGGTCGGGGACGTCGAGCTGCCGCCGTGGGCGAAAACGCCCGAGGAGTTTGTGCGCATCAACCGGATGGCGCTCGAGTCGGAGTTCGTCTCCTGCCAGCTGCACCAGTGGATCGACCTCATCTTCGGCTACAAGCAGCGCGGCCCGGAAGCGATGCGGGCGACGAACGTGTTCTACTACCTCACGTACGAGGGCAGCGTTGATCTGGACACGATCGGAGATCCGGTGACGCGGGACGCGATCGAGAATCAGATCCGCAACTTCGGTCAAACGCCcagcctgctgctgatggagCCGCATCCGCCCCGGTCGTCCGCCATGCACCTGTCGCCGATGATGTTCAACACGATGCCGGACGACGTGTGCATGTCGCTCAAGTTCCATCTCAACTCGCCGATCATACACATCTCGGCGAACACGTACCCGCAGCTGCCGCTGCCGTCGGTCGTCACCGTGACTGCGGGGCACCAGTTTGCGGTCAATCGCTGGAACTGCCAGTACACCGCCAGCATCCAGAGCCCGAGCTACGCCGAGTCGACGCAAAACCTGAACGCGAACCTGCCGCTCACTATGGATCCGCTGCTGT cacaAATCAAtggacacaacaacagcaaccagcAGAATCGGCGCCACCTGGGCGACAACTTTAGCCAGAAGCTGCAGATCAAGTCGAACTGCTACGTCACCACCGTGGACAGCCGGTTCCTGATCGCGTGCGGCTTCTGGGACAACAGCTTCCGCGTGTTCTCCACCGAGACGGCCAAGATCGTGCAGATCATCTTCGGTCACTTTGGCGTGGTGACCTGCCTGTCGCGGTCGGAGTGTAACATCACGTCCGATTGCTACATTGCGTCCGGGTCGGCCGACTGCACCATACTGCTGTGGCACTGGAATGCCCGCACGCAGTCGATTGTTGGCGAGGGCGAG ATACCAACACCTCGCGCTACGCTGACAGGACACGAGACGGCCGTCACGTCGGTGGTGATCAGTGCCGAGCTCGGTCTGGTTGTTTCCGGTTCGATAA ACGGCCCGGTACTAGTCCACACGACGTTCGGTGATTTGTTGCGGTCGCTGGAGGCGCCGAAGGATTTCATCTCGCCAGAAAACATAACGCTCTCGCGCGAAGGTTTCATCGTCGTCAACTATGACGAGGGCAGCGTGGCCGCGTACACGATCAACGGAAAGCTGCTGCGCTACGAGTCGCACAACGATAATCTGCAG TGCATGCTGCTGTCTCGGGATGGCGAGTATTTAATGACCGCCGGTAACAAGGGCATCGTGGAGGTGTGGCGAACGTTCAACCTCGCACCGCTGTACGCTTTCCCGGCCTGCAACAGTGGTATACGTTCGCTGGCCCTCACGCACGACCAGAA GTATTTGCTGGCCGGTTTGGCGACTGGATCCATCATCGTGTTCCATATCGACTTCAACCGCTGGCATCACGAGTACCAGCAGCGCTACTGA